A window of the Synechococcus sp. LTW-R genome harbors these coding sequences:
- a CDS encoding HIT family protein, translating to MQLTLPEKCCGVCLQHNDSASQERFEISRNELWVLRHHPNPAPRIGWLLLDTSRHVSGPVDFSDLEASQWGLAVQQASRLVQSITGCDRVYAIAFGEGARHLHLHLIPRFGHDPETEAWCVADLYRQIAQKQHPPANPEAIKTFVTKGREVIKTLGESL from the coding sequence ATGCAACTCACTCTGCCTGAAAAGTGCTGCGGCGTGTGCCTTCAGCACAATGACTCAGCTAGCCAAGAGCGTTTTGAGATCAGCCGTAATGAGCTCTGGGTGCTGAGACACCACCCAAACCCAGCTCCACGCATTGGCTGGTTGCTCCTCGACACATCCAGGCATGTCAGTGGGCCAGTGGATTTCAGCGATCTCGAGGCATCCCAATGGGGTCTAGCCGTGCAGCAAGCCTCCAGGCTTGTCCAGTCAATAACCGGCTGTGATCGGGTGTATGCCATCGCATTTGGAGAAGGCGCCAGGCATCTCCACCTCCATCTGATCCCACGCTTTGGCCATGACCCTGAAACAGAAGCCTGGTGCGTGGCGGATCTCTACAGGCAAATCGCCCAGAAGCAACACCCGCCCGCAAATCCCGAGGCAATCAAGACCTTTGTCACCAAGGGACGAGAAGTGATCAAGACCTTGGGAGAGTCGCTTTAA
- the kdsA gene encoding 3-deoxy-8-phosphooctulonate synthase, whose protein sequence is MSFTLIAGPCVIESRELVLQVAEHVKEITDRLGIDYIFKASFDKANRSSGGAFRGPGMQEGLKILAEVKERFGLPVLTDIHESIQAPPVAEVVDVLQIPAFLCRQTDLLLAAADAVKGTEKTINIKKGQFLAPWDMTQVVNKLRDGGVKNLWLTERGSSFGYNTLVVDYRSLPQLKAMGCPVIFDATHSVQQPGGQGTSSGGQREFVAPLARAAVAVGVDGLFMEVHPTPDQALSDGPNMVPLARLEPLLKQLMAVREAIGSESAVSTL, encoded by the coding sequence ATGAGTTTTACCTTGATCGCTGGCCCCTGTGTGATCGAGAGCCGTGAACTGGTGCTCCAGGTGGCGGAGCACGTGAAGGAGATTACGGATCGCTTAGGCATCGATTACATCTTTAAGGCCAGTTTTGATAAGGCCAATCGCAGCTCGGGGGGGGCATTCCGCGGACCAGGCATGCAGGAAGGTTTAAAGATTCTTGCCGAGGTTAAAGAGCGGTTTGGCTTACCGGTGTTGACGGATATTCACGAGAGCATCCAGGCCCCACCTGTAGCGGAAGTGGTCGATGTATTGCAGATTCCTGCATTCCTCTGCAGGCAGACCGATTTACTGCTGGCCGCTGCTGATGCTGTCAAAGGAACAGAGAAAACAATCAACATTAAAAAGGGGCAATTCCTGGCCCCCTGGGATATGACCCAGGTTGTGAACAAGCTTCGGGATGGCGGAGTAAAGAATCTCTGGCTGACCGAAAGAGGAAGCTCTTTTGGTTACAACACATTGGTAGTTGATTATCGCAGCCTGCCGCAACTAAAAGCAATGGGATGTCCTGTGATCTTTGATGCAACCCACTCGGTCCAGCAACCCGGAGGACAAGGAACTAGCAGCGGCGGGCAGAGAGAGTTTGTGGCACCGCTTGCCCGTGCGGCGGTTGCGGTGGGTGTCGATGGGTTGTTCATGGAGGTTCACCCCACTCCGGATCAGGCCTTGAGCGATGGACCAAACATGGTTCCACTCGCCCGACTGGAGCCGCTGTTGAAACAGCTGATGGCTGTCAGGGAAGCGATTGGTTCCGAGAGTGCTGTCAGCACCCTATGA
- the thiC gene encoding phosphomethylpyrimidine synthase ThiC: protein MRSAWIEQRKGQPNVSQMHYARQGVVTEEMAYVAKRENLPESLVMEEVARGRMIIPANINHTNLEPMAIGIASKCKVNANIGASPNASDASEEVKKLQLAVKYGADTVMDLSTGGVNLDEVRTAIINASPVPIGTVPVYQALESVHGSIERLSEDDFLHIIEKHCQQGVDYQTIHAGLLIEHLPKVKGRLTGIVSRGGGILAQWMLYHHKQNPLYTRFDDICEIFKRYDCTFSLGDSLRPGCQHDASDAAQLAELKTLGELTRRAWKHDVQVMVEGPGHVPLDQIEFNVKKQMEECNEAPFYVLGPLVTDIAPGYDHITSAIGAAMAGWHGTAMLCYVTPKEHLGLPNAEDVREGLIAYKIAAHAADIARHRPGARDRDDELSRARYAFDWNKQFELSLDPERAKEYHDETLPADIYKQAEFCSMCGPKHCPMQTKITEEDLEGLEKVLAEQQSNSEVAAI from the coding sequence ATGCGTAGCGCCTGGATCGAACAGCGCAAAGGTCAACCCAACGTCTCCCAGATGCACTATGCCCGCCAAGGGGTGGTGACTGAAGAGATGGCCTATGTGGCGAAGCGGGAGAATCTTCCCGAGTCGTTGGTCATGGAAGAGGTGGCCCGCGGCCGCATGATCATCCCGGCCAACATCAACCACACCAACTTGGAGCCGATGGCCATCGGCATTGCATCCAAGTGCAAGGTGAACGCCAATATTGGCGCTTCACCCAATGCTTCTGATGCCTCCGAAGAGGTGAAGAAGCTTCAGCTGGCCGTGAAGTACGGCGCCGACACCGTGATGGATCTCTCCACGGGTGGCGTGAACCTCGACGAGGTGCGAACAGCGATCATCAACGCCTCGCCAGTCCCCATCGGAACGGTGCCTGTGTATCAGGCTCTCGAGAGCGTCCATGGCTCGATTGAGCGCCTCTCGGAAGATGACTTCCTGCACATTATTGAAAAGCACTGCCAGCAGGGCGTTGACTACCAGACCATCCATGCCGGTCTGCTGATTGAGCACCTGCCCAAGGTCAAGGGCCGCCTGACCGGGATCGTCAGCCGCGGCGGCGGGATCCTGGCCCAGTGGATGCTGTATCACCACAAGCAGAACCCCCTCTACACGCGCTTCGACGACATCTGTGAAATCTTCAAGCGCTACGACTGCACCTTCTCCCTAGGCGATTCGCTACGTCCGGGTTGCCAGCACGACGCCTCTGACGCCGCTCAGCTGGCTGAGCTGAAGACCCTCGGCGAGCTGACCCGCCGCGCTTGGAAGCATGACGTTCAGGTCATGGTTGAAGGCCCCGGTCACGTGCCTTTGGACCAGATCGAGTTCAACGTCAAAAAGCAGATGGAGGAGTGCAACGAGGCCCCCTTCTATGTACTCGGTCCTCTGGTTACCGACATCGCGCCCGGTTACGACCACATCACTTCAGCGATCGGTGCAGCGATGGCCGGCTGGCACGGCACGGCCATGCTCTGCTATGTCACCCCGAAGGAGCACCTCGGTCTCCCCAATGCAGAGGACGTGCGCGAAGGCCTGATCGCTTACAAGATCGCTGCCCACGCTGCTGACATCGCTCGTCACCGTCCCGGTGCCCGCGATCGCGATGACGAGTTGAGTCGCGCTCGTTATGCCTTCGACTGGAACAAGCAGTTCGAACTCTCCCTTGATCCCGAGCGGGCCAAGGAGTATCACGACGAAACCCTACCTGCTGATATTTACAAGCAGGCCGAGTTCTGCTCGATGTGTGGCCCCAAGCATTGCCCGATGCAGACCAAGATTACCGAAGAAGATCTTGAGGGTCTAGAGAAAGTCCTGGCGGAGCAACAGAGCAATAGCGAAGTCGCAGCCATCTAA
- a CDS encoding DegT/DnrJ/EryC1/StrS aminotransferase family protein translates to MYDKSMIKFLDLESINRRFDRHFKDSFDKFLKQSWIVLSDELKSFEHNFANYLGVKHCIGVGNGLDALEIVLECWNIGAGDEVIVPANTYIATWLAITRVGAVPIPVEPDISTFNIDPERIEERVTDKTKAILVVHLYGLPCEMNKIKQIANKYSLKILEDAAQAHGASANGVRCGNLGDAAAFSFYPGKNLGCLGDGGAISTNDDILARKARLTRNYGSELKYYNDIPGRNSRLDELQASFLNCKLPYLNADNNHRNMIASVYMQNIKEGVNIRLPGKPISEYYHAWHLFVILCPFSDQLSDYLRGMNIQTMKHYPLPPYKQKAYAGLHIDPEMYPVSNFIHDNCLSLPIGPTVTSEQALYVCACINEFSSQIC, encoded by the coding sequence ATGTACGATAAATCCATGATCAAGTTCTTAGATCTTGAATCAATCAATCGCCGGTTCGACCGCCATTTCAAGGATTCATTTGATAAGTTCCTAAAACAATCATGGATAGTTTTATCTGACGAGTTAAAGAGTTTTGAGCATAACTTTGCGAACTATTTAGGCGTTAAGCACTGTATTGGTGTTGGCAATGGATTAGATGCACTGGAGATTGTCTTAGAGTGCTGGAATATTGGCGCTGGAGATGAAGTAATTGTGCCTGCCAACACTTACATTGCTACGTGGCTTGCAATTACGCGAGTTGGTGCTGTACCAATTCCCGTCGAACCTGATATATCTACATTTAATATAGATCCAGAACGAATTGAGGAAAGAGTTACTGATAAGACAAAAGCAATTTTGGTTGTCCATTTGTATGGGCTGCCTTGTGAGATGAACAAGATTAAACAGATTGCGAATAAATATTCTCTCAAGATCTTAGAAGACGCAGCTCAAGCTCATGGCGCATCAGCAAATGGAGTTAGATGTGGAAACCTTGGAGATGCGGCGGCTTTCAGCTTCTATCCCGGAAAGAATCTAGGATGCTTAGGTGATGGAGGAGCCATCAGCACAAATGACGACATCTTGGCAAGGAAAGCTAGACTTACAAGAAATTATGGTTCCGAATTAAAGTATTATAATGATATACCTGGAAGAAACTCAAGGCTTGACGAGTTGCAGGCATCTTTTCTGAATTGCAAATTACCTTATTTAAATGCTGACAACAATCATCGCAACATGATTGCATCTGTTTATATGCAAAACATCAAGGAGGGCGTCAATATTCGATTGCCCGGTAAACCAATTAGTGAATATTACCATGCCTGGCATTTGTTTGTCATTCTTTGCCCATTTAGTGACCAGCTTTCAGATTACCTGCGTGGAATGAATATACAGACAATGAAGCACTATCCATTGCCTCCTTACAAACAAAAGGCCTATGCCGGACTACACATAGATCCAGAGATGTACCCTGTCTCTAACTTTATCCATGACAACTGCCTGAGCTTGCCCATTGGGCCAACAGTTACGTCTGAGCAAGCGCTGTACGTGTGTGCTTGCATTAACGAATTCTCATCGCAGATCTGTTAG
- a CDS encoding class I SAM-dependent methyltransferase gives MEKLAFVTSCEVCGNDQLFDALNLGLHPLCDDLVKIGEQRRCIEYPIDIIYCSECNTAHQRYQVNKKTLFNQEYHYRARVTKSVTDGMRGLVDGAEQRYGSLANKKVLDIGCNDGSLLDIFREKGCITYGVDPTGAIRDASDHHNLVNRYFDDSVASELKRTVGDFDFITFTNVFAHIEDLPALIANLRLVSNEKTIVIIENHYLGDIISRGQFDTFYHEHPRTYSHKSFEFIAKSLGMNISDVEFVSRYGGNIRVHISQMPKHNKHIQEDHFFDGLKSMNSDIDHWIKKTSQMIDEEVSKGGPMPAKAFPGRAAILVKMLGLDESKISAVYEIKGSIKTGYYVPGTRIPIYPEKDLYELKTPQRKILNLAWHLPSEVRQNLKSNGYFGEVLDVR, from the coding sequence TTGGAAAAGCTGGCTTTCGTTACTTCATGCGAAGTGTGCGGAAATGACCAACTTTTTGATGCCTTAAATTTGGGACTGCATCCTTTATGCGATGATCTAGTCAAGATTGGAGAACAGAGAAGATGCATCGAATATCCAATTGACATAATATATTGCAGCGAATGCAATACAGCCCATCAAAGGTATCAAGTAAACAAAAAGACGTTGTTCAATCAGGAATATCATTATCGCGCAAGAGTAACTAAGAGCGTGACAGATGGTATGCGAGGCCTTGTAGACGGCGCAGAGCAAAGGTACGGAAGCTTAGCAAACAAGAAAGTCCTGGATATTGGCTGCAACGATGGAAGCCTGCTAGATATTTTCAGGGAGAAAGGATGCATCACCTATGGAGTAGACCCAACTGGCGCAATTCGAGATGCATCGGACCACCACAATTTAGTCAACAGATATTTTGATGACTCTGTCGCCTCAGAACTAAAAAGAACAGTTGGCGACTTTGACTTTATAACATTCACCAACGTTTTTGCGCACATAGAAGACTTGCCAGCATTAATTGCAAATCTGAGGCTCGTTTCTAACGAAAAGACGATAGTTATAATCGAGAATCATTATCTTGGGGATATCATATCAAGGGGGCAGTTTGACACCTTTTATCATGAGCATCCTAGAACATATAGCCACAAGTCATTCGAGTTTATCGCCAAGTCTCTTGGCATGAACATATCAGATGTTGAGTTTGTTAGTAGGTATGGCGGAAACATAAGGGTTCACATAAGTCAAATGCCAAAGCATAACAAACATATCCAAGAAGATCATTTCTTCGATGGCTTAAAGAGCATGAACTCAGATATTGATCATTGGATTAAAAAGACCAGTCAAATGATTGACGAAGAAGTGTCTAAGGGCGGCCCAATGCCTGCAAAGGCATTTCCTGGAAGAGCCGCCATTCTGGTAAAGATGCTTGGTCTTGATGAATCAAAGATCTCGGCAGTCTATGAAATTAAAGGTTCGATCAAGACTGGCTACTATGTTCCAGGGACAAGGATTCCAATCTATCCGGAGAAGGATTTATATGAACTTAAAACACCTCAGCGCAAGATTCTGAACTTAGCATGGCACTTACCCTCTGAAGTTCGCCAGAACTTAAAAAGCAATGGTTATTTCGGAGAGGTTTTAGATGTACGATAA